The Toxorhynchites rutilus septentrionalis strain SRP chromosome 3, ASM2978413v1, whole genome shotgun sequence genome includes a region encoding these proteins:
- the LOC129777437 gene encoding toll-like receptor 6 isoform X1, with the protein MSPVRLVLEQFSRRSWIPIEKLSTLQTLSRVVLILLGFIICLEHVAGDGCVRTKGDRHRTIMERYRNSPNWNGILTEDLLHPDNQTEIDLSKQGFSEVHWHLSSVVGDGYEVYELDMSYNNLDALNELTFLKFFSLEMLNLSYNRLTVINNLTFGSLIRMMDLDLSFNFIHTIEKEAFNRLYGLETLNLRENCLITLNDHQFHFNDHLSSLLLDHNQMSFLPSKLFDSLSMVEELFEVDLSFNSFRRMPYIEVKEIGLLKIDNNQINILSVNQTYNVRSLVAHHNDIQDADLFQFSSADHVDLSHNRLDNIVGLHEMIQLEYLDLSSNNVSKFDYNLKYSIRNIPSLVTLRLQNCSLTEQNMEGLLSSESILNIDLSQNGFVRLNISHLSSMRSLQYMSLNFNYLQELIDFEHMASRFPYLEMISLSFNRWNCSYFDKVIAYLNQTQIRTTTDPRDCFINGTHVADSDVYDGFEPEYTLNQVKRDMNVVKNLGRSMTYFMYALYFNMRGLSNHTQFLLLQNDRKMQAMHQEIGHLVGMVGFLVTMFCAVLVLAMVYGLHALYKKWRINRSVKVVTYNKRNNEFSNGVSVAEVIHDNNV; encoded by the exons ATGTCGCCGGTTCGATTGGTTTTGGAACAGTTCTCTAGGAGGAGTTGGATTCCTATTGAAAA GTTATCGACACTACAGACGCTGTCACGTGTTGTACTGATTCTTCTCGGGTTCATTATCTGCCTGGAGCACGTGGCTGGCGATGGATGCGTTAGAACGAAGGGCGATCGCCACCGAACCATCATGGAGCGCTATCGGAACTCTCCCAACTGGAACGGTATTCTGACGGAAGATTTGCTTCATCCGGACAACCAGACCGAAATCGACCTATCCAAACAAGGCTTTAGTGAAGTTCACTGGCATCTTAGCAGCGTTGTCGGTGATGGGTACGAAGTGTACGAGCTAGATATGTCCTACAACAACCTCGACGCTCTGAATGAGTTAACTTTTCTGAAGTTTTTCTCGTTGGAAATGTTGAATTTATCCTACAATCGATTAACGGTTATAAACAACCTAACATTCGGTTCACTCATCAGAATGATGGATTTGGATTTGTCGTTCAATTTTATTCACACCATTGAAAAGGAAGCATTTAACCGGCTGTATGGATTGGAAACATTGAATCTGCGAGAGAACTGTTTGATAACGTTGAACGATCATCAATTCCACTTCAATGATCACTTGTCCTCATTGCTGCTCGATCACAATCAGATGTCTTTCCTACCGTCAAAGCTTTTCGATTCCCTATCTATGGTGGAGGAACTATTCGAGGTGGACCTTTCATTCAACAGCTTCAGGCGGATGCCGTATATAGAGGTGAAAGAAATTGGTCTGTTGAAGATTGATAACAATCAGATTAATATTCTATCCGTCAATCAAACATACAACGTTAGATCGTTGGTAGCACACCACAACGACATACAAGACGCTGATTTATTCCAATTTAGCTCAGCCGACCACGTTGATCTGTCCCACAACAGGTTGGATAACATCGTAGGACTTCATGAGATGATTCAGCTCGAATACCTTGATTTGTCATCCAACAATGTGTCCAAGTTCGACTACAATCTCAAATATTCGATCCGCAATATCCCATCCCTGGTGACGCTGCGTCTGCAGAATTGTAGCCTAACGGAACAGAACATGGAAGGACTCCTGTCCTCGGAATCAATATTGAACATAGATCTGTCGCAGAACGGCTTCGTGCGTTTGAATATCAGTCACCTTTCGAGTATGAGATCGTTACAGTACATGAGTTTGAATTTCAACTATCTGCAGGAGCTGATCGATTTCGAACACATGGCTAGTCGTTTCCCATATCTGGAAATGATTTCACTATCCTTCAATCGCTGGAACTGTTCGTACTTCGACAAAGTAATAGCTTACCTCAACCAGACCCAAATCCGAACCACAACCGATCCCCGAGACTGCTTCATCAACGGTACGCACGTCGCCGATTCGGATGTATACGACGGGTTCGAGCCAGAGTATACACTCAATCAAGTTAAGAGGGACATGAACGTCGTCAAAAACCTCGGCCGTAGCATGACGTACTTCATGTATGCGCTGTATTTCAACATGCGTGGACTGAGCAATCACACCCAGTTCTTGCTGTTGCAAAACGATCGAAAGATGCAAGCCATGCACCAGGAAATAGGACATCTGGTGGGAATGGTCGGATTTTTGGTGACAATGTTCTGTGCCGTGCTGGTGCTTGCGATGGTTTACGGACTGCACGCCCTGTACAAAAAGTGGCGAATAAATCGTTCCGTCAAAGTAGTTACGTACAATAAGCGGAACAACGAGTTTAGCAATGGCGTTTCGGTGGCTGAGGTTATTCACGATAACAACGTGTAG
- the LOC129777437 gene encoding toll-like receptor 6 isoform X2: MHLPRLSTLQTLSRVVLILLGFIICLEHVAGDGCVRTKGDRHRTIMERYRNSPNWNGILTEDLLHPDNQTEIDLSKQGFSEVHWHLSSVVGDGYEVYELDMSYNNLDALNELTFLKFFSLEMLNLSYNRLTVINNLTFGSLIRMMDLDLSFNFIHTIEKEAFNRLYGLETLNLRENCLITLNDHQFHFNDHLSSLLLDHNQMSFLPSKLFDSLSMVEELFEVDLSFNSFRRMPYIEVKEIGLLKIDNNQINILSVNQTYNVRSLVAHHNDIQDADLFQFSSADHVDLSHNRLDNIVGLHEMIQLEYLDLSSNNVSKFDYNLKYSIRNIPSLVTLRLQNCSLTEQNMEGLLSSESILNIDLSQNGFVRLNISHLSSMRSLQYMSLNFNYLQELIDFEHMASRFPYLEMISLSFNRWNCSYFDKVIAYLNQTQIRTTTDPRDCFINGTHVADSDVYDGFEPEYTLNQVKRDMNVVKNLGRSMTYFMYALYFNMRGLSNHTQFLLLQNDRKMQAMHQEIGHLVGMVGFLVTMFCAVLVLAMVYGLHALYKKWRINRSVKVVTYNKRNNEFSNGVSVAEVIHDNNV, from the coding sequence GTTATCGACACTACAGACGCTGTCACGTGTTGTACTGATTCTTCTCGGGTTCATTATCTGCCTGGAGCACGTGGCTGGCGATGGATGCGTTAGAACGAAGGGCGATCGCCACCGAACCATCATGGAGCGCTATCGGAACTCTCCCAACTGGAACGGTATTCTGACGGAAGATTTGCTTCATCCGGACAACCAGACCGAAATCGACCTATCCAAACAAGGCTTTAGTGAAGTTCACTGGCATCTTAGCAGCGTTGTCGGTGATGGGTACGAAGTGTACGAGCTAGATATGTCCTACAACAACCTCGACGCTCTGAATGAGTTAACTTTTCTGAAGTTTTTCTCGTTGGAAATGTTGAATTTATCCTACAATCGATTAACGGTTATAAACAACCTAACATTCGGTTCACTCATCAGAATGATGGATTTGGATTTGTCGTTCAATTTTATTCACACCATTGAAAAGGAAGCATTTAACCGGCTGTATGGATTGGAAACATTGAATCTGCGAGAGAACTGTTTGATAACGTTGAACGATCATCAATTCCACTTCAATGATCACTTGTCCTCATTGCTGCTCGATCACAATCAGATGTCTTTCCTACCGTCAAAGCTTTTCGATTCCCTATCTATGGTGGAGGAACTATTCGAGGTGGACCTTTCATTCAACAGCTTCAGGCGGATGCCGTATATAGAGGTGAAAGAAATTGGTCTGTTGAAGATTGATAACAATCAGATTAATATTCTATCCGTCAATCAAACATACAACGTTAGATCGTTGGTAGCACACCACAACGACATACAAGACGCTGATTTATTCCAATTTAGCTCAGCCGACCACGTTGATCTGTCCCACAACAGGTTGGATAACATCGTAGGACTTCATGAGATGATTCAGCTCGAATACCTTGATTTGTCATCCAACAATGTGTCCAAGTTCGACTACAATCTCAAATATTCGATCCGCAATATCCCATCCCTGGTGACGCTGCGTCTGCAGAATTGTAGCCTAACGGAACAGAACATGGAAGGACTCCTGTCCTCGGAATCAATATTGAACATAGATCTGTCGCAGAACGGCTTCGTGCGTTTGAATATCAGTCACCTTTCGAGTATGAGATCGTTACAGTACATGAGTTTGAATTTCAACTATCTGCAGGAGCTGATCGATTTCGAACACATGGCTAGTCGTTTCCCATATCTGGAAATGATTTCACTATCCTTCAATCGCTGGAACTGTTCGTACTTCGACAAAGTAATAGCTTACCTCAACCAGACCCAAATCCGAACCACAACCGATCCCCGAGACTGCTTCATCAACGGTACGCACGTCGCCGATTCGGATGTATACGACGGGTTCGAGCCAGAGTATACACTCAATCAAGTTAAGAGGGACATGAACGTCGTCAAAAACCTCGGCCGTAGCATGACGTACTTCATGTATGCGCTGTATTTCAACATGCGTGGACTGAGCAATCACACCCAGTTCTTGCTGTTGCAAAACGATCGAAAGATGCAAGCCATGCACCAGGAAATAGGACATCTGGTGGGAATGGTCGGATTTTTGGTGACAATGTTCTGTGCCGTGCTGGTGCTTGCGATGGTTTACGGACTGCACGCCCTGTACAAAAAGTGGCGAATAAATCGTTCCGTCAAAGTAGTTACGTACAATAAGCGGAACAACGAGTTTAGCAATGGCGTTTCGGTGGCTGAGGTTATTCACGATAACAACGTGTAG